In Gimesia benthica, a single window of DNA contains:
- the leuB gene encoding 3-isopropylmalate dehydrogenase, translated as MEARITLLPGDGIGPEIVAQAKRVIDTVADKYGHQFETPSCPMGGNAIDDFGDPLPPQTLETCQASQAILLGAVGGPKWDDPTAKTRPEAGLLKIRKELGLFANLRPIKPYSELLDASPLKREIIEGTDILFFRELTGGIYFGESGRMESPDGEKAYSMMTYTTSEIARIVRLAAESARNRRGKLTSVDKANVLEVSRLWRQVAADVIKNEFPDIEYEVVLVDAMAMHLISRPSDFDVVVTGNMFGDILTDEGSMLPGSLGLLPSASLGSDGPGLYEPIHGSAPDIAGKGIANPLATILATAMLLRHSLNLETEAAAVEEAVARVVAAGHRTADIAAGGKSISTSEMGDLVIQELTA; from the coding sequence GTGGAAGCTCGGATTACCCTATTACCCGGCGATGGTATCGGGCCGGAAATTGTTGCACAGGCCAAGCGAGTTATTGATACGGTTGCCGATAAATATGGCCACCAGTTCGAAACTCCCTCCTGCCCGATGGGAGGCAATGCCATCGATGATTTCGGCGATCCGCTGCCTCCACAGACTCTGGAGACCTGCCAGGCATCGCAGGCGATTCTCCTGGGAGCCGTCGGTGGTCCTAAATGGGACGATCCAACCGCGAAAACACGTCCCGAAGCTGGTTTGCTGAAAATCCGTAAGGAACTGGGACTGTTCGCGAATCTGCGTCCGATTAAGCCTTACAGTGAGTTGCTCGATGCCTCACCACTCAAACGGGAAATCATCGAAGGCACCGACATTCTCTTTTTCCGTGAACTGACCGGCGGGATTTACTTTGGTGAGTCAGGCCGTATGGAATCTCCGGATGGCGAAAAAGCATACAGCATGATGACGTACACAACGTCGGAAATCGCCCGTATCGTCCGCCTGGCTGCAGAATCGGCCCGTAATCGGCGGGGCAAGCTCACCTCCGTCGACAAAGCGAACGTGCTCGAAGTCTCTCGTCTCTGGCGTCAGGTTGCCGCCGACGTGATCAAGAACGAGTTTCCGGATATCGAATACGAAGTGGTTCTCGTCGATGCAATGGCCATGCACCTGATCTCACGACCTTCTGATTTTGATGTTGTCGTCACTGGAAACATGTTTGGCGACATCCTTACTGACGAAGGATCGATGCTGCCCGGTTCGCTGGGACTGCTCCCCTCTGCATCACTGGGCTCCGATGGCCCCGGCCTGTATGAGCCGATTCATGGTTCCGCACCGGATATTGCCGGCAAAGGGATTGCAAATCCACTGGCAACGATTCTGGCCACCGCCATGCTGCTGCGACATTCACTCAACCTGGAAACGGAAGCAGCTGCCGTCGAAGAAGCTGTCGCCCGGGTTGTGGCTGCAGGACATCGTACAGCTGATATTGCTGCCGGTGGTAAGAGTATTTCGACCAGTGAAATGGGCGACCTCGTCATTCAGGAACTGACTGCCTGA
- a CDS encoding DOMON domain-containing protein, giving the protein MSIIPHSFYFRHAITLQEVKKIPHQKGRLLKLPAACTLPDLTFQQDASKWGTVKLAWNNEGLGISLKVDSKQHPTTPAETFQVWIDTRDTKNIHRANRYCHLFQFQACGNTRKQPLCTQMTINRAQSDAPQSDLSQIKLWSDLKNNGYELEAWLPAETLNGYDPAAYPQLGFYYKIFDSELGEQFMTINQEFPFGQDPSLWSTMRLES; this is encoded by the coding sequence ATGTCGATCATTCCACATTCGTTTTACTTTCGCCACGCGATCACGCTGCAGGAAGTAAAAAAGATTCCCCATCAGAAGGGGCGGCTGCTCAAGTTGCCCGCTGCCTGTACCCTGCCCGATCTGACGTTTCAGCAGGATGCCTCAAAATGGGGAACGGTCAAGCTGGCCTGGAATAACGAGGGACTGGGAATCAGTCTGAAAGTGGATTCGAAACAGCATCCCACGACGCCCGCAGAGACCTTTCAGGTCTGGATTGACACACGCGATACCAAAAACATCCATCGGGCCAACCGGTACTGTCACCTGTTTCAGTTCCAGGCCTGTGGAAATACCCGCAAACAGCCACTCTGCACGCAGATGACAATCAATCGCGCCCAGTCAGACGCTCCGCAGTCAGACCTCTCTCAGATCAAACTCTGGTCGGACCTCAAAAACAACGGCTATGAACTGGAAGCCTGGCTGCCTGCGGAAACGCTCAATGGCTACGATCCTGCCGCTTATCCCCAGCTTGGCTTTTACTATAAGATCTTCGATTCGGAACTGGGTGAGCAATTCATGACGATCAACCAGGAATTCCCCTTTGGCCAGGACCCGAGTCTCTGGTCGACCATGCGACTGGAATCCTGA
- a CDS encoding excinuclease ABC subunit UvrA — MPSQSMQAIQIHGARCHNLKNIDVTFPHQQLTVVTGVSGSGKSSLVFDTVHSEGQRRFLENLSPATRQLLSQMTPPDVDLITGLPPTISIEQTPRTQSKRSTLATLTEVYDFFRILYAQVGIVHCTRCGQPLHQQSAEQIVDLILALEDRQKVMILAPVVSGKKGQHSALLEKIVKEGFVRARIDGEILDVTQAPSLNEQTDHDIEIVIDRIIVKEGIEARLKESVDLALKHGNGACYVTHQTPEGWSDRYLSTRLACGACNLSFPDPEPRTFSFNSPYGACPVCDGLGVIEADDDEQTVSVCPDCQGGRLNIYPRSIFLHQTSIDQLMRMTPSGITAWLREWESQELEQSGARNREIASQLVPPIRSRLQYLEEIGLNYLQMARPVRTLSGGELQRARLAACLGSETTGACYILDEPTAGLHAKETEKLLTILNRLKQNGNTVIVVEHDLDLIKAGDLILDLGPGAGQAGGEVVAAGSYEEVVQNEESFTARALRHAAHFPDALTSPPSDAKISLTGARLHNLKNVTLELPLGQLVCVTGVSGCGKSTLIMETLVPALKAELRKQQVQNKEYDSLDGVAHLQQVKTIDQTPIGRSGRSNPATFCGIWDEVRKLYARTKTARLRGYTASRFSFNSKQGRCTACQGQGYRRVDLQFLPSLYLPCELCGTRRFNRQTLAVKYRDKSVSDLLDMSIAEAAQFLEAIPKVSDVLNVLVELGLDYLALGQPANMLSGGEAQRLKLAKELITRTPGQTLFVLDEPTRGLHVHDIDQLMQVLRRLVGAGHSVLFIEHQAQAIIQADWMIELGPTGGEAGGYLLDAGSPRDVAQRKAGATGEMLSELLLR, encoded by the coding sequence ATGCCCAGCCAGTCGATGCAAGCCATTCAGATTCATGGGGCTCGCTGCCATAATCTGAAAAATATCGACGTCACTTTTCCACATCAGCAACTGACGGTGGTGACCGGAGTCAGTGGTAGTGGCAAAAGCAGCCTGGTGTTTGACACCGTGCACAGCGAAGGTCAGCGGCGCTTCCTGGAAAACCTCTCGCCGGCCACCCGTCAATTACTCAGCCAGATGACACCTCCTGATGTGGACCTGATCACAGGACTGCCCCCCACGATCAGTATTGAACAGACCCCACGTACCCAGTCGAAACGCAGCACACTGGCGACGCTGACCGAGGTCTACGATTTCTTTCGCATCCTTTATGCACAAGTGGGAATCGTACATTGCACGCGTTGTGGGCAACCATTGCACCAGCAGTCGGCCGAACAGATTGTCGATCTGATACTGGCACTGGAAGATCGGCAGAAGGTCATGATTCTCGCGCCGGTGGTCAGCGGTAAGAAGGGGCAGCACTCTGCGCTTCTGGAGAAGATTGTCAAAGAGGGGTTTGTGCGAGCACGCATTGACGGAGAGATTCTGGATGTCACACAGGCTCCCTCTCTCAACGAGCAGACGGACCACGATATTGAAATTGTGATCGACCGGATTATCGTCAAAGAGGGGATTGAGGCCCGTCTCAAGGAATCAGTCGATCTGGCTCTCAAGCATGGCAATGGAGCCTGTTATGTAACCCATCAGACACCAGAGGGCTGGTCGGACCGATATCTGAGCACCCGCCTGGCCTGTGGGGCGTGTAATCTGAGTTTCCCGGATCCCGAACCCCGCACCTTCAGCTTTAACAGCCCCTACGGAGCCTGTCCCGTCTGTGATGGGCTGGGGGTGATTGAAGCGGACGATGATGAGCAAACGGTCTCCGTATGCCCTGACTGCCAGGGAGGGAGACTGAATATCTATCCCCGATCCATTTTTCTACACCAGACCTCCATTGACCAGCTGATGCGAATGACCCCCTCAGGCATCACCGCCTGGCTGCGTGAGTGGGAGTCTCAGGAGCTCGAACAGTCCGGCGCCCGAAATCGGGAAATTGCCAGCCAGTTGGTGCCGCCGATTCGGAGTCGTTTACAGTATCTGGAGGAAATCGGCCTGAATTACCTGCAGATGGCCCGGCCTGTCCGAACGCTTTCAGGGGGAGAACTGCAACGGGCGCGACTGGCGGCCTGCCTGGGGAGTGAGACAACCGGCGCCTGTTATATTCTCGACGAGCCGACTGCCGGTTTGCATGCAAAAGAGACGGAAAAACTCCTGACCATTCTGAATCGCCTTAAGCAGAATGGTAACACCGTGATTGTGGTAGAACACGATCTGGACCTGATCAAAGCCGGTGATCTGATTCTCGACCTGGGGCCGGGGGCAGGGCAGGCGGGAGGCGAAGTCGTCGCCGCGGGCTCTTACGAGGAGGTGGTCCAGAATGAAGAATCGTTTACCGCCCGGGCACTCCGCCACGCTGCTCACTTTCCAGACGCGCTGACGAGTCCCCCGTCAGACGCGAAAATCAGCCTGACCGGGGCCCGGCTGCATAATCTGAAAAACGTCACACTCGAACTTCCCCTCGGACAACTCGTCTGTGTCACCGGCGTCAGTGGATGTGGGAAAAGTACCCTGATCATGGAAACCCTGGTGCCGGCTCTGAAGGCGGAATTACGAAAGCAGCAGGTTCAGAACAAAGAATACGATTCCCTGGATGGAGTCGCACACCTGCAACAGGTGAAGACCATTGATCAGACTCCCATTGGTCGCAGCGGTCGCTCTAATCCGGCGACGTTCTGTGGAATCTGGGATGAAGTCCGCAAATTATACGCGCGCACTAAGACAGCGCGATTGCGGGGATACACGGCGAGCCGTTTCAGTTTCAATTCAAAACAGGGACGCTGCACGGCCTGTCAGGGACAAGGGTACCGGCGTGTTGATCTGCAGTTCCTGCCTTCCCTGTATCTGCCCTGTGAGTTGTGTGGCACGCGGCGTTTTAACCGACAGACACTGGCCGTCAAGTATCGTGACAAAAGTGTGAGCGATCTGCTCGACATGTCCATAGCAGAGGCGGCACAGTTTCTGGAGGCGATTCCCAAGGTCAGCGATGTGCTTAATGTCCTGGTTGAATTGGGACTGGATTATCTGGCACTGGGGCAGCCGGCCAACATGCTATCCGGCGGTGAAGCTCAGCGATTGAAACTGGCGAAAGAACTCATCACCCGCACGCCAGGACAAACGCTGTTTGTACTCGATGAACCGACACGCGGGCTGCACGTGCATGACATCGATCAATTAATGCAGGTATTACGACGACTGGTTGGAGCAGGTCATTCGGTCCTGTTTATCGAACATCAGGCACAGGCAATCATCCAGGCTGACTGGATGATTGAACTGGGACCGACGGGAGGCGAAGCCGGTGGTTACCTGCTCGATGCCGGCTCCCCCCGGGATGTGGCCCAGCGAAAAGCAGGGGCGACCGGTGAAATGCTGTCTGAACTTCTGTTGCGATAA
- a CDS encoding winged helix-turn-helix domain-containing protein, translating into MSVEIESHQVESIGVVAGLVWQYLSENEPVTLSKLSREIDAPRDLVMQAVGWLGREGKICFHKGSRSKLISLKEE; encoded by the coding sequence ATGTCAGTGGAAATTGAGTCGCACCAGGTCGAGAGCATCGGAGTCGTTGCAGGCCTCGTCTGGCAATATTTGAGCGAGAATGAGCCGGTTACTTTAAGCAAATTGTCTCGTGAAATAGATGCTCCCCGCGATCTGGTAATGCAGGCCGTAGGCTGGTTGGGCCGCGAAGGAAAAATTTGCTTTCACAAAGGCTCTCGCAGCAAACTCATTTCTCTGAAGGAAGAATAG
- a CDS encoding tetratricopeptide repeat protein, translated as MGESLLMKGSNLTELYQQARQLLKERKVNEAVEIYQRIIGTKPTEKKAHTGLATVFFQLKKYPEAIEHFKTLSRLSPADASPYINMGAIYNRMGEYRQALDVLRKAVHKDKKSADAFYNMGIAHKGLNQLSMAVTAYKQAITFDPDMVDAHFNLGNVYLEMKNHTQAHMSFSRALEITPSFKKAINALKLLEVETTKEKAGFNPFGRLVDESTLRKKNVSIATRDITEEEREIDRRDLHKLCEEVQVAAESIIRDLKTGVTPSILNLNRCISQGAKHYSELAQVNEDFQKKLKTMNDMRKLLKHRMLEIRAHEELMNTIDMQ; from the coding sequence GTGGGAGAATCTTTACTGATGAAAGGCTCAAATTTGACCGAACTCTACCAGCAGGCACGTCAGTTACTGAAAGAGCGTAAGGTTAATGAGGCCGTTGAGATCTATCAGCGGATCATTGGTACCAAACCGACGGAAAAGAAAGCTCACACCGGTCTGGCCACAGTTTTCTTCCAGCTCAAAAAATACCCGGAAGCGATCGAGCACTTCAAAACTCTCTCCAGGCTTTCCCCGGCCGATGCCTCTCCCTACATTAACATGGGAGCCATCTATAATCGCATGGGAGAATATCGGCAGGCTCTGGACGTGCTCCGCAAAGCGGTGCATAAGGATAAGAAATCGGCAGACGCGTTTTACAATATGGGCATCGCTCACAAAGGCCTGAATCAGCTCAGTATGGCGGTGACTGCTTACAAGCAGGCGATCACTTTCGACCCGGATATGGTCGATGCTCACTTTAACCTGGGTAATGTTTATCTCGAAATGAAAAACCATACCCAGGCGCATATGAGCTTCAGCCGCGCTCTGGAAATCACGCCTTCCTTCAAAAAGGCGATCAATGCGCTCAAACTTCTCGAGGTTGAAACGACCAAAGAAAAAGCCGGTTTTAATCCCTTCGGTAGACTCGTCGATGAATCAACGCTACGTAAAAAAAACGTTTCGATTGCAACGCGAGACATCACCGAAGAAGAACGCGAAATCGATCGCAGGGACCTGCATAAACTCTGTGAAGAAGTGCAGGTTGCGGCGGAGAGCATTATCCGCGATCTGAAAACGGGCGTCACTCCCTCGATTCTGAACCTCAACCGTTGTATCTCGCAGGGGGCAAAACATTACTCTGAACTGGCCCAGGTGAATGAGGACTTCCAGAAAAAACTCAAAACGATGAACGATATGCGGAAACTGCTCAAGCATCGCATGCTGGAAATCCGTGCTCATGAAGAGCTGATGAATACGATCGACATGCAGTAA
- a CDS encoding DNA internalization-related competence protein ComEC/Rec2 translates to MSNSSLERPSVTAERDREVNLFPRSPALTVLLVFTGGIVTDAFYPLPLGDWIWFSGLASLLWCVACYQRRFAISGCLLLILLFCMGGLRHHVFWYSHAPDHISRIFDDGPTTDDTSKLVRVTGIISTMPVTEIADGDEQYNPDAPQQRTMLVLACRKIDTGQNQFPVSGKIQVSIYEPATPGRSVPFSLGDTVTVCGKLTPISGKLNPQDFDFSQYYRKRQIEARLSVKFSEAVSVITPSARWSWSSFRQTLRQKVRDNIIQQTSGETQGIALALLLGDRSELRPETQQKFSRSGLVHFLAISGLHIGFFSLFVWSFCHVLNLPRKVAFGLLVLAIGFYLSIIEIRPPVLRAAFFCLLAVLGLINWRTITTVNLVCVTALVILIINPTDLFDPGTQLSFLAVAAILWTVQQDFYSKPFAQSWIPLRWRILAEDPVLQTPLHKVLIRLFRMFYSVFLVTLMIWLLTAPLVMYYFNLLAPIGLLINTLVFPFLFLVLLLGYLLIFAGPILPWGTHLFGYCFNSSLQLLLSLVDFASQIPGGHYELPSPPAWWLICYYSFILLAVLPVRVTADLFSPAWLRKIRLSLVPCWVLGGLIFPIVNHAEPALKCTIIAVHHGAAILIESPAGPTVLYDAGSLAPVEGTSEIIRKTLLAHGIRRVDLLLLSHADKDHYNAASRLLERGYVRELAFPKSFLDHRQAGTIELSELAEDEGLPMTLVSRGDQLNLGAGVTIQILHPGNAQAFEEDNAASLTVLVSYQGRTILLTGDLEGDGLQALLAQESPGTIDVLLSPHHGSLTANTRELAEWANPDHVIVSGGKPQTIDQLQQVYAPQTRVYSTSTHGALTCSIRHDGKVSVTPYRTQRRLLR, encoded by the coding sequence ATGAGCAATTCTTCTCTGGAAAGACCGTCGGTCACTGCAGAGAGGGATCGCGAAGTGAACCTTTTTCCCCGTTCACCTGCCCTGACAGTACTGCTGGTATTTACCGGCGGGATTGTAACCGATGCCTTTTATCCACTTCCGCTGGGTGACTGGATCTGGTTCAGCGGTCTGGCGTCACTGCTGTGGTGTGTTGCCTGTTACCAGCGTCGATTCGCCATTTCGGGGTGTCTGTTACTCATCTTGCTATTCTGTATGGGAGGACTGCGGCACCATGTTTTCTGGTATAGTCATGCACCGGATCACATCAGCCGAATATTTGATGACGGACCGACCACAGACGACACAAGTAAACTGGTGCGTGTGACAGGCATTATCAGCACGATGCCTGTTACAGAAATCGCTGATGGGGATGAGCAGTATAATCCTGACGCTCCTCAGCAAAGGACAATGCTGGTACTCGCGTGCCGGAAGATTGATACAGGGCAAAATCAGTTTCCGGTCTCCGGAAAAATACAGGTCTCAATCTACGAGCCAGCCACGCCGGGACGATCGGTCCCCTTTTCACTGGGCGATACGGTTACCGTCTGCGGAAAATTAACCCCTATCAGTGGTAAGCTGAATCCACAGGATTTTGACTTCAGCCAATATTACCGCAAACGGCAGATCGAAGCCCGTCTGTCGGTAAAATTTTCAGAAGCGGTAAGTGTTATCACTCCCAGTGCTCGCTGGTCATGGAGTTCTTTTCGTCAAACTCTGCGCCAAAAAGTCAGAGACAATATCATTCAACAGACGTCAGGAGAGACTCAAGGAATCGCCCTGGCACTGCTGCTGGGAGACCGATCGGAATTGCGGCCCGAAACTCAGCAGAAGTTCAGTCGCTCCGGACTGGTGCATTTCCTCGCGATCTCCGGGCTCCATATCGGTTTTTTCAGCCTCTTTGTCTGGAGTTTCTGCCATGTATTAAATCTGCCTCGCAAGGTGGCCTTTGGACTTCTGGTGCTGGCGATTGGCTTTTATCTTTCCATTATTGAAATCCGACCTCCGGTTTTGCGTGCGGCTTTCTTTTGCCTCCTGGCCGTCCTGGGACTGATCAACTGGCGCACGATTACTACAGTGAATCTGGTCTGTGTGACTGCACTGGTGATTCTGATCATCAATCCCACAGACTTGTTTGACCCGGGAACACAATTATCTTTTCTCGCTGTTGCCGCCATTTTGTGGACCGTGCAACAGGACTTTTACAGCAAGCCGTTCGCACAATCCTGGATACCGTTGCGCTGGCGTATTCTGGCCGAGGATCCGGTCCTGCAGACACCGTTACACAAGGTCCTGATTCGACTGTTCCGGATGTTTTACAGCGTTTTTCTGGTTACGTTGATGATCTGGCTGCTGACGGCACCGCTGGTCATGTATTATTTCAACCTGCTGGCTCCGATCGGATTGCTGATCAATACCCTGGTGTTTCCGTTCCTGTTTCTGGTGTTACTCTTGGGATACCTGCTGATTTTCGCGGGACCGATTCTGCCCTGGGGAACGCACCTGTTTGGTTACTGCTTCAACAGCAGCTTGCAACTTTTATTGTCTCTGGTTGATTTCGCATCACAGATTCCCGGCGGCCACTATGAGTTACCGTCTCCCCCGGCCTGGTGGCTGATCTGTTATTATTCGTTTATTCTCCTTGCCGTTCTTCCGGTAAGAGTGACTGCTGATCTATTTTCGCCCGCGTGGTTACGAAAGATCCGACTGTCACTCGTCCCCTGCTGGGTACTGGGGGGACTGATTTTCCCCATTGTCAACCACGCTGAACCCGCATTGAAATGTACGATCATCGCCGTTCATCACGGTGCGGCAATCCTGATTGAATCCCCGGCTGGTCCGACCGTACTCTACGATGCCGGTTCGCTGGCGCCAGTCGAAGGAACCAGTGAGATTATCCGCAAAACGCTGTTGGCGCACGGTATCCGTCGCGTAGACCTGCTCTTGCTCTCGCATGCAGACAAGGATCATTACAACGCGGCATCCCGCCTGCTTGAGCGGGGGTATGTCAGAGAACTGGCCTTCCCGAAGTCATTCCTGGACCACCGTCAGGCAGGTACGATTGAATTAAGCGAACTGGCAGAGGACGAAGGATTACCGATGACGCTGGTCAGCAGAGGTGATCAGCTGAATCTTGGGGCAGGCGTTACAATCCAGATTCTGCATCCAGGCAACGCGCAGGCTTTCGAAGAAGATAATGCCGCCAGTCTGACGGTGCTGGTTTCCTATCAAGGTAGAACGATTTTGTTGACTGGTGATCTGGAAGGAGATGGATTACAGGCACTGCTTGCGCAGGAGTCGCCCGGGACAATTGATGTACTCCTCTCCCCGCATCATGGCAGCCTGACAGCGAACACACGGGAGTTGGCAGAATGGGCCAATCCGGATCATGTGATTGTGAGCGGAGGCAAACCGCAGACGATTGACCAACTACAGCAGGTCTATGCACCACAAACCAGGGTTTACTCCACCTCAACCCACGGTGCCCTGACCTGCTCCATCAGACATGATGGGAAAGTTTCAGTCACGCCCTATCGAACGCAGCGTCGTTTGTTGCGGTAA
- a CDS encoding glycoside hydrolase family protein, whose product MKRTLTVIFSVLFFQALIVSLPVQTLSAEEITFPDELTKFVPYQHNPIFEAQGPGHWDVKIRERGWIMPEGDLYHLWFTGYDGSREGLKKLGYAWSYDGIHWTRSPCNPIYEKHWVEDMMVLKHEGTYNMFAEGKNDIAQHLVSTDAVNWKRVGALDVRLSNGKPIPEGPYGTPVVWHENDQWYLFYERRDAGIWLAISPDMKVWTNVNNDQPVMVPGPGKYDQKMIAMNQLIKHRGTYYMVFHGTAAAKKPSLWTTNLAASKDLLNWVKYPGNPLTRPEANQSSGLLIPDGERFRFYTMHGQVDLHLPENSKSE is encoded by the coding sequence ATGAAACGCACTCTGACTGTAATCTTTTCTGTCCTGTTCTTTCAAGCCCTGATCGTTTCTCTGCCGGTGCAGACACTCAGTGCAGAAGAGATCACATTTCCCGATGAACTCACAAAATTCGTCCCTTATCAGCACAATCCGATCTTCGAAGCCCAGGGGCCTGGACACTGGGATGTCAAAATCCGTGAACGTGGGTGGATCATGCCGGAGGGGGATCTGTATCACCTCTGGTTTACGGGTTATGACGGCAGCCGCGAGGGGCTGAAAAAGCTGGGCTATGCCTGGTCATATGATGGCATCCACTGGACTCGTTCCCCCTGTAATCCGATTTACGAGAAACACTGGGTTGAAGATATGATGGTCCTCAAACATGAGGGGACCTATAACATGTTTGCGGAAGGCAAGAACGACATTGCTCAGCATCTGGTATCTACCGACGCTGTGAACTGGAAGCGGGTCGGCGCTCTGGACGTTCGACTGAGTAACGGAAAACCGATTCCGGAGGGGCCCTATGGAACCCCGGTTGTCTGGCATGAAAACGATCAATGGTACCTGTTTTATGAGCGACGGGACGCCGGCATCTGGCTGGCGATTTCTCCCGACATGAAAGTCTGGACCAATGTGAACAACGATCAGCCGGTGATGGTGCCTGGCCCGGGCAAATACGATCAGAAAATGATCGCCATGAATCAGTTGATTAAGCATCGTGGAACCTATTACATGGTGTTCCACGGGACGGCGGCGGCCAAAAAACCCTCTCTCTGGACGACAAACCTGGCGGCTTCCAAAGATCTGCTGAACTGGGTCAAATATCCAGGGAATCCCCTCACCAGACCGGAAGCCAATCAGTCCAGTGGACTGTTAATACCGGATGGAGAGCGTTTCCGCTTCTACACGATGCATGGTCAGGTTGATCTGCACCTGCCCGAAAATTCAAAATCGGAATGA
- a CDS encoding ABC transporter ATP-binding protein, with protein sequence MTESAALLDIQGLKTYFHTSRGVVKAVEDLTIHIEKGKTLGLVGESGSGKSVTSLSIMKLLPDTAAQIDGGSISFLGEDLVKLPDPEMRKIRGREISMIFQEPGTSLNPVFRVGKQVMEAIMLHQKVSQAEAKQRTIELFHEVGILDPERRFSSYPHEMSGGQKQRVMIAMALSCNPELLIADEPTTALDVTIQAQILNLIRKLRDERGMSVLFITHDLGVIAEIADDVAVMFRGKLVEYKPVMEIFENAEHPYTKGLLACRPALDTSFKRLPTVSDFMDFEETSPGDYRIEEKEFDESRFLELTTHGRPRLLHPRSELESMGYQWDTVQNLPESECVQDGEKPILSLDDLHVHYPIKSGVLRRTVDHVRAVDGISLNIYRGQTLGLVGESGCGKTTTGKAIVGLAPVSHGKILLEGNDLAHMSRSGRKPFRRKVQIIFQDPYSSLNPRMMISTIITESMIAHNLGSSKQDRRDRAAALLEEVGLTVDYLDRYPHEFSGGQRQRISIARALAVEPEFIICDESVSALDVSVQAQVLNLLKDLQEQHHLTYIFISHDLSVVKFMSDMMAVMNQGKLVELGPSELIYQAPQQDYTKRLIESVPTDDLAQIRLRVEHRKKQNS encoded by the coding sequence ATGACAGAGTCTGCCGCTTTGCTCGATATCCAGGGGCTTAAGACCTACTTTCACACCAGTCGTGGCGTAGTCAAAGCTGTCGAAGATCTGACCATTCATATTGAAAAGGGGAAAACACTGGGGCTGGTGGGAGAATCGGGGTCCGGCAAGTCAGTGACTTCACTGTCGATCATGAAACTACTCCCCGATACCGCTGCGCAGATTGATGGCGGTTCGATTTCCTTCCTGGGAGAAGACCTGGTTAAGCTCCCCGATCCCGAGATGCGGAAGATTCGCGGCCGTGAAATCAGCATGATTTTCCAGGAACCCGGCACTTCTTTGAATCCAGTTTTCCGGGTCGGCAAGCAGGTGATGGAAGCCATCATGTTGCACCAGAAGGTCAGTCAGGCTGAGGCAAAACAGAGGACCATTGAACTGTTTCACGAAGTCGGAATTCTGGACCCGGAACGACGTTTTTCGAGTTATCCACACGAAATGTCAGGCGGCCAGAAACAACGCGTGATGATCGCGATGGCCTTGAGCTGTAACCCGGAACTGCTGATTGCCGACGAACCCACGACCGCCCTTGACGTGACCATTCAGGCACAGATTCTGAATTTGATTCGCAAACTGCGGGATGAGCGTGGCATGTCGGTACTGTTCATCACCCACGATCTGGGAGTGATCGCGGAAATCGCCGACGATGTGGCCGTCATGTTTCGTGGGAAACTGGTGGAATACAAACCGGTGATGGAGATCTTTGAAAATGCAGAGCACCCCTATACCAAAGGGTTGCTTGCCTGTCGTCCGGCACTCGATACATCCTTTAAGCGGTTGCCTACCGTTTCTGACTTTATGGATTTCGAAGAAACCTCACCCGGTGACTACCGGATCGAGGAAAAAGAGTTCGATGAAAGCCGCTTTCTTGAGTTGACGACTCACGGTCGTCCCCGCCTGCTGCATCCGCGGAGCGAACTGGAGTCGATGGGTTACCAGTGGGACACGGTGCAGAATCTTCCCGAATCGGAATGTGTCCAGGACGGTGAGAAACCAATTTTAAGTCTCGATGATTTGCACGTGCATTACCCGATCAAAAGCGGTGTCCTGCGTCGCACGGTCGACCATGTGCGTGCCGTCGATGGCATCTCATTGAATATCTATCGTGGGCAGACACTGGGACTGGTAGGGGAGTCCGGTTGTGGAAAAACGACAACCGGAAAGGCCATTGTCGGCCTGGCACCAGTTTCGCATGGGAAAATTCTGCTCGAGGGGAATGATCTGGCACACATGAGTCGTTCGGGCAGAAAACCGTTTCGACGTAAAGTGCAGATTATTTTTCAGGATCCCTACAGTTCACTCAACCCCCGCATGATGATCTCGACGATCATTACCGAATCGATGATCGCGCACAATCTGGGAAGCTCCAAACAGGATCGGCGCGATCGTGCTGCGGCACTGCTGGAAGAGGTCGGGTTAACGGTTGATTATCTCGATCGCTATCCGCATGAATTCTCCGGCGGTCAGCGTCAACGCATCTCGATTGCCCGGGCACTGGCGGTCGAGCCAGAGTTCATTATCTGTGATGAATCTGTTTCGGCTCTCGACGTTTCCGTGCAGGCGCAGGTGCTGAATCTGCTCAAAGATCTGCAGGAACAGCATCACCTGACTTACATTTTTATCAGTCACGATTTGAGTGTTGTAAAGTTCATGTCAGACATGATGGCAGTGATGAATCAGGGAAAACTCGTCGAACTGGGCCCCTCAGAACTGATTTATCAGGCCCCACAGCAGGACTATACAAAACGTCTCATCGAATCAGTGCCTACTGATGACTTGGCGCAAATACGGCTCCGGGTTGAACATAGAAAAAAGCAGAATTCGTAG